Genomic segment of Mustelus asterias unplaced genomic scaffold, sMusAst1.hap1.1 HAP1_SCAFFOLD_171, whole genome shotgun sequence:
ACACTTTTATCGTGCCTGTATAATATTTCACTCCTTTGTTTAGGTTCCTTCACAATTGAATTTCATAATGGACACCTCACTGTGAAGAGGTCAGTCAGAATtatcagcaaggattaatcagcactttctaattggagatgttaatcagtggaacccctcacacacagatttgcagaaaagattaattaaTTTAGGACTGAAGTAAAGTTCGTAATTTTACTATTAGCTTTATGAACAGGTTCTTGTTGAGGATTCTTGAATTCAGGAGAAAGATCACAGAAGGTGCTTTTAAAAAGGAACATTGCAGCTccgaaaatcagtgacatctccagaatattaaactccagccaggggcggcacggtggcacagtggttagcactgctgcctcacagcaccagcgatctgggtttgattcccggcttgggtcattgtgctgagtttgcatgttctccccgtgctttgtggacttcctccaggtgcttctgtttcctcccacagtctgaaagatgtgctggttaggtgcactgacccgaacaggcactgatgtttggcgactaggggcatttcacagtaacttcattgcagtgttaatgtaagccttacttgtgactaacaattttttttaaagttgtagggatgttaacatcagcagaaacaaaccagatattgtcagactatcaatccaggctgtgattaaaagcagaatccaatccttgcagtctattatgaatttgctggtgtctcagccggTTGGAGGACCTTGTGAATGcctttccacacaaggagcaggtgaaaggcctctccccagagtgagtgcgtcggtgagtcaggaggttggatgactctttccacaggtactgcagctgaatggattctcctgagtgtgagtgcagtggtgggactggagggtgaataaccgagtgaatcccttcccacacaccgagcaggtgaatggtctctccctggtgtgaagtcgctggtgtctcaccagatcgaatgactgggagaatttcttcccacaaatggagcagctgaacggtctctccccggtgtgagtgcgttggtgagcagTCAGGGTGGATTAATGACACTCGCAGtgtcattccccacccgccggctccatcccccaccccccggctccatccctccctcattccccacccgccggcctccatccccccccccattccccacccgccggctccatcccccccccccccattccccacccccccgctccatccctccctcattccccacacgccggctccatccccccctcattccccaccccccggctccatccctccctcattccccacccgccggctccatccccccctcattccccacccgccggctccatccccccctcattccccacccgccggctccatccctcattccccacccgccggctccatccctcattccccacccgccggctccatccctcattccccacccggcggctccatccccccctcattccccacccggcggctccatccctccctcattccccacccgccggctccatccccccctcattccccaccgccggctccatccctcattccccacccgccggctccatccctcattccccacccgccggctccatccctcattccccacccgccggctccatccctcattccccacccgccggctccatccctcattccccacccggcggctccatccctccctcattccccacccggcggctccatcccccccctcattccccacccgccggctccatccccccctcattccccacccggcggctccatccccccctcattccccacccgccggctccatccccccctcattccccacccgccggctccatccctcattccccacccgccggctccatccctcattccccacccgccggctccatccctcattccccacccggcggctccatccccccctcattccccacccggcggctccatccctccctcattccccacccgccggctccatccccccctcattccccaccgccggctccatccctcattccccacccgccggctccatccctcattccccacccgccggctccatccctcattccccacccgccggctccatccctcattccccacccgccggctccatccctcattccccacccggcggctccatccctccctcattccccacccggcggctccatcccccccctcattccccacccgccggctccatccccccctcattccccacccggcggctccatccccccctcattccccacccgccggctccatccccccctcattccccacccgccggctccatccccccctcattccccacccggcgGTGTCGGATCAGCTGAAAATTCCCACCGCCGCAATCCTGAGCTCCCagcggcactgcgcatgctccacatcacaatgaccggacagtgattgacagcgGTTCCGGACCAAGgaaaagggggcggggctggaggaccgagcgggagcggctggtcctccaaccagagtaaatgaggggcggggctgagctCTGTATCATTGTGAAAGCTGCTTTGTGTCAAACTCCAGGAGAAAActggacctttctgtttgtggcttcaaacagatggagccctgtgggtgcggagcaaacagatggagccctgtgggtgcggagcaaacagatggagccctgtgggtgcggagcaaacagatggagccctgtgggtgcagagcaaacagatggagccctgtgggtgcagaGCAAACACATCAACATTTATCACTGAGATAAAGAcagtaaatgttggaaaatctcagcagggctgacagcatctgtggagagagaatagagtaagaaatctcacaccaccagattaaagtccaacaggtttatttggtagcaaaagccactagctttcggagcgctgctccttcatcaggtgactataAAGGAATATCAGTTAAATATCAGTGACTACAAAGGAACAACTTGgtgggaagttaaaaagcaggaccccgagggtagtcatctcaggattgctacctgtgccacgtgccagtgagggtaagagtaggatgctcaggcggatgaacacgtggctgaggaactggtgtagggggcagggtttcagatttctagatcattggaaactcttctggggcaggtgggacctgtacaagagagatgggttacacctgaactacaaggggaccaatatacttgcaggaagatttgctagtgttattgggaagggtttaaactagatttgcagggggatgggaaccagagtgccagagcagatagtggagcgggggtgaaaataaatgatgttaatagttcatgcaaaatcacaaatagaaggactgtgtgtggagttggaatgttatggtgaggttgtataagacattggtgaggccgaatttagagtattttgtgcagttttggccacctaattacaggagggatattaataaggttgaaagagtgcagagaaggtttacaaggatgttgccgggacttgagaagctgagttacagagaaaggttaggactttattccctggagcgtagaagaatgaggggagatttgatagaggtgtataaaattatgatgggtataaatagaatgaatgcaagcaggctttttccactgaggctaggggagaaaataactagaggacatgggttaagggtgaggggggaaaagtttaaagggaatattagcggggggcttcttcacacagagagtgatgggagtttggaatgagctgccagatgaggtgatgaatgcaggctcacttttaacatttaagaaaaacttggacaggtacatggatgagaggggtgtggagggatatggtccaggtgcaggtcagtgggactagacagaaaaatggctcagcacagccaagaagggccaaatggcctgtttctgtgctgtaatgtcctatggttctgtggttctaaCTGATCTTAAAGCCAATCTTTTTCattctgtggggagggggtgcgctgAATCAGTTTTAATGGGGTTTTATATTTGTTTAtacaatgtgggcattgctggctcgaccagcatCAATTGCCCAGCCCAAATtattcttgagaaggtgattggggctgccttcttgaactgcagatttgaagttactgtcagatcagccgtgatctaattaaatgggtcAAGGGGCAGAATGATCTACTCTTCTCCTATATTTATAAGTTTGCCGCAGTCGAAGATGCTGTTAcgaagggatttccaggatttttgatCAGCAACAGTGAAAGGACAGCAAcatgattccaagtcaggattgtttatgtcttgggtgccattgtttttcggtaaagggtctgttcctctgctgtactgttcttcgttctttgataACGTCAGTTGTCCATGTTGccaattatctgctgcccttgtctctcGGTGGTAGAGTCTGTAGGATTGGAAGGTAAAGGTCGCagtgttggaaggtgctgttgaaagttaAATTATATTAATTTCTTCAGACTAAAAAGTGGAACTCAGGTGAAGATTTGGTGGGGAGATCTAGATCAGAGAGGCAGTATTTCAGAGTTTATCACTGTGATAGCAGCAATCCCATTGCTATCTGTTGGCAAGACTGAtggaaatatttaaaatggagacCATTGGAGGATGAGGTACAATGGAATTTGTGAACTATCTGAGGATAATGGTGAGGGGAAAGGAAGGGATCAGGAAAGCAGCTGACACTTCATATTGTTCCAGGAGAAGTGGGGTCAGGTTGTGTAGATGTCAGGTTTTACGCAGCACACAGTCAGTCTGGATGGAAAATCTCTGAATCACTCAAATCACTCAGTTGGAAACTCAGAGACCTATCATTGCTCAGAGGAAGGCTGTGTTGCAACTGATGAGAAGCAGCTTCACTCAGATACCCACATCCTCATGCACAAAAACTAACACACGCAgccatcctcccacccacccacccacccacgtgatgtaccaactgactcaagagcagcttcttccctgctatccgacttttgaatggaccaacgtatattaaattgatcttattctataccctcgctatgactgtaacactatattctacaccctcttttttcctttcccccgatgtactttatgaatgtatgtcttgtctgtatagcgcgcaagaaacaatacctttcactgtatcccaatacatgtgataatagtaaatcaaatcaaatcaaaaactctcaCATGAAACAGAGCCTGTCCCATTGGGTGGACAACACCAGCTAACATGACTAAAActgaggataaagtattggtgtctGTAAGGGCTGAAACAATACCCTTATCTCTTGTTGATCTGTGGCACCAAGTTCAAGACTCCTTCATGAATCATTCTCTTGGCATCTAGCCTGTCAACCCCCcatgagaatcttatatgtttcagtacgttcactgctcattcttctaaacctaaTGATTAGAGGTGCAACCTTTCCCCAAAAGACAATGAGTTGGATTCTCCGGccccgctcaccccaaaactggagaatcctgcccgaggtcaatgggcctttgtggtcccgccccccccggcccgcgacgattcctgtggtgggcgggatgggagaattctcacCTACACCTtacaatctttcctcaaaagacaacacctTCATCTGAGGAATGGACCttctctgaactcattccaatgaaagcatgtcattccatcagtagggagaccagaaccatacacagtattccagctgctctctcagcaatgtcctgtgtaggtgcagcaagttccctttttcaaactccacccccttgcagtaaagtccaacactccatttgccgccttctttacttgctgtaccttcatcctattttttcacgattcatgtacaaggactcccagattcctctctacggcagtattcttcagtttctatatatttaaacaattttttgcttctctattcttcctgccaaagtggaaaagctcccactttcccgcactatactccatctgccatttttctgtccattcaggtaacttatctgtgtcccttacagattttttgtaataacctcacagcttgcttttctacctatctttgtatcatcaattctggcttcatccaagtcattgatcaaggtggctgtttttctctctctcagttgtgggtgatatttgtccctattctcctggaaactgaatgaatcttgttccaaactgggttcaatatcagacatttcagggagtcaggaatcattcgcccctgaacctacactggtaaaaccccaggcagttcctcagtaaggatttttctggttcctcactatatattagtcaggatactgaaacccagcttttttacagtccactcctggaggccccactccctgagccgacaacattcagcagtgtcagtgctgaagtttcacagtgggagtgattcccagagtaactgtcaatcagatcaccattgatgtccaggtttgtgtatttttagttatcctgatgtctaacacacacacatcaataaaacagggaattcctgcaaacaaactgcagcttcttctctatctggaaatccaatgtttgttgaataattgtcccagcggttaacaggctcctgtgaactcatccaactcgtattttaatactgactttaacaaatatattttaaataggtttattttaaatgagttaaaaccagccttaaaatGATAGATATAGTATAATAACCAAagtacttttcagactggaaactttaacctgctgtttcactttgatttaggagcagatcccagttttacaccaatctctgattcatgtatccagcattcaccgtcattctaaaaacagaagttgctgcaaaatctcagtaagtctgacagtatctgtaaatggtagtcatgatgtggagatgccggcgttggactggggtaaacacagtaagaagtctcacaacaccaggttaaagtccaacaggtttatttggtagcaaataccttggAGATACCACAGATACTTATCTgtttcagtatcctgactaatatatggtgaggaaccagaaaaatCCTGACTGAGGAACTGTctggggttttaccagtgtaggttcaggggcgaatgattcctgactccctgaaatgtctgatattgaacccagtttggaacaagattcattcagtttccaggagaatagggacaaatatcacccacaactgagagagagaaaaacagccaccttgatcaatgacttggatgaagccagaattgatgatacaaagataggtagaaaagcaatCTGTGTACCAAGTAACAAATACCACAAATAcacgtatttgctaccaaataaacctgttggactttaacctggtgttgtgagacttcttacagaatctgtaaagacaggaacagttaatgtttccagttgaatgtgactcttcttcagtgtcaaaacattagctctgtttctctctccagagatgctgtcagacctgctgagtttttacagcacttcttgtttttatttacgagttcaggactcagacaagacaatccacaatacaaatcttacaactgggccagggtttattaacatcagcagaaacagacaccaatgaaaatggttgggacctcgatgagattaacagcaaaattcagtccttgcagtcactcgtgaacatgatgatgtttcagcaggtgaggtgactgagtgaatcccttcccacacacggagcaggtgaatggcctgtccccagtgtgaattcgctggtgctttaccaggttggatgattgactgaatcccttgccacaatcagagcaagtgaatggcctctccccagtgtgaactcgctggtgcctccgcaggctggatgaacaagtgaatccctccccacactgagggcagctgaatggtctctccccagtgtgaacttgctggtgcctctgcaggctggatgaacaagtgaatccctccccacactgagggcagctgaacggcctctccccagtgtgaactcgctggtgtttctgcaggttggataactgagtgaatcccttcccacactgagagcagctgaatggcctctccccagtgtgaactcgttggtgtgcccgcaggctggatgaacaagtgaatcccttcccacactgaaagcagctgaatggtctctccccagtgtgaactcgctggtgtgtccgcaggctggatgactgagtgaatccctccccacactgagaacacgtaaatggtctctcccccgtgtgaactcgctggtgcctccgcaggtgggatgaacaagtgaatcccttcccacactgaggacagctgaatggtctctccccagtgtgaactcgctggtgtgcccgcaggctggatgactgagtgaatccctccccacactgagaacacgtaaatggtttctccccagtgtgaactcgctgatgtttctgcaggtgggatgactgagtgaatccctccccacactgagagcaggtgaacggtctctccccagtgtgaattcggtgGTGTGTCCACAGgtcagatgaccgagtgaatcccttcccacactgagagcaggtgaacggcctctccccagtgtggctgcgccgatgagcttccagcagagatggggctctgtatcccttcccacagtctgcacatttccatggtttctccatggtgcaggtgtccttgcctctgtcttgggtggacaatcagttgaagcctcgtccacactcacaacacgagtacagtctctccctgctgtgaatggtgtgatatttattcaggctgtgtaactggtttagtcagtgcactggaagactctcactcgagtgtggcaatgtgttggtgcttttccagtcacactgatgtttgaaaccttttcaaatcgacagaccacacaaccatttccccttcttgattcaaagtccgatgatattcagctcccaaggaatatgactctgtcagatctagacgtgacgtttgagatttcggtctgtgattcctctttcaatatcctgtaaaacgagtttacaaaagtcatcagtgtcagtacacgatagaaattcagaacagacaattctagtttctatggaacattctttcctatttcagtcccaaagagctgtaaatctccatcccacacactctccctccattctcactctgctgtatctaatattcaccctcccaattctcctgaaggtactgattgaggctgattgacagatccgtgctcactgcttcctgtcctggacacagagaccataacaaataggagctgcagtcggccatttggcccatcgagccttttaaactattcaatgagataatttgttcatctacctcagcatcattctc
This window contains:
- the LOC144485230 gene encoding LOW QUALITY PROTEIN: uncharacterized protein LOC144485230 (The sequence of the model RefSeq protein was modified relative to this genomic sequence to represent the inferred CDS: inserted 1 base in 1 codon), with product MEKPWKCADCGKGYRAPSLLEAHRRSHTGERPFTCSQCGKGFTRSSDLWTHHRIHTGERPFTCSQCGEGFTQSSHLQKHQRVHTGEKPFTCSQCGEGFTQSSSLRAHQRVHTGERPFSCPQCGKGFTCSSHLRRHQRVHTGERPFTCSQCGEGFTQSSSLRTHQRVHTGERPFSCFQCGKGFTCSSSLRAHQRVHTGERPFSCSQCGKGFTQLSNLQKHQRVHTGERPFSCPQCGEGFTCSSSLQRHQQVHTGERPFSCPQCGEGFTCSSSLRRHQRVHTGERPFTCSDCGKGFSQSSNLVKHQRIHTGDRPFTCSVCGKGFTQSPPLTAHQRTHTGERPFSCSICGKKFSQSFDLVRHQRLHTRERPFTCSVCGKGFTRLFTLQSHHCTHTQENPFSCSTCGKXSSNLLTHRRTHSGERPFTCSLCGKAFTRSSNRLRHQQIHNRLQGLDSAFNHSLD